In Romeriopsis navalis LEGE 11480, the sequence TCAATGCGAATTGATCGGCTTGAATCGTTCCAGTTGGTACTACCAAGCCGCCCGCGAAAGCCCTGAGAATGAGCGGTTAATGGCCCTGATTGATCAGCAATTTACCGACACCCCATTCTATGGCGTGCGTCGCATGACAGCTTGGCTCCGGACTCAGGGTGAACCGGTCAATCCTAAACGGGTCAGACGCTTGATGCGCAAGATGGGTTTGATGGCGATCTATCCCAAACCGAAGCTGAGTTTACCGGGGGATACTCCCCGGCGATTTCCCTACTTGTTGAACGATTATGCGATTACCCAACCCAATCAAGTTTGGTCCACTGATATTACCTATATTCGGTTGTCGCAAGGCTTCATCTACTTGGTCGCCATCATTGATTGGTTCAGCCGCTATGTCCTGGATTGGCAGGTCTCCAATACGATGGATGTCCAGTTCTGTCTCGACAATCTGGACAACGCCTTACAGACCGGTCAACCACACATCTTTAACAGCGACCAGGGCGCGCAGTTCACCAGTCTCGCCTTTACTCAACGACTTGAACAAGCCGGGATTGGAATCAGTCATGACGGCAAGGGCCGGGCCTATGACAATATCTTTGTCGAACGGCCGTGGCGTAGTGTGAAATACGAGGAGGTCTATATCAAATCCTATACCTCAGTCCCAGAGGCGATACAGAACCTGAATGCCTATTTCCAGTTCTACAACCAAGAGCGATTACATCAATCGTTGGATTATCGCCCACCCGCATTGATCCATTTCCAGTAAACTTGGAGATAGAAGTATGAATTGACACAACTTCCATCATTTCGACCAACTGCTCAATACCCTCTTAAATTTCTCGATTTTCTGTCTAGTCCTTGGGGACCACTTCAGGGATTACCTCAATTATCTAGAAAATTTACTCGCATTCTGCGAAAATTAATTTAGTAAGTAATTAAAGCTAATTGCGGGGTGAGGACCCCATCGTTGCGTTCCCTTATACGAGAAAATGGCTGATGGGTAAAGTCGTTGATTTAAAGCTCAATTTACAAGCAGAACATAGCTATCATGTGACCTTGAGCATTTATCAAGAAGGTCAATCAACGCAGCGGCAGGTCTCCGCACAACTGCCACCCGCAATCGATCTACTCAAACAATATCAAAAATGGCAGGATAGCTACCGGAGGCTGAGTCAATTCGGCAGCCGTGCTATCCGTCCCAAACAAATCACGATCAATGGTGATATTCA encodes:
- a CDS encoding IS3 family transposase (programmed frameshift) codes for the protein MSRKTYSTEYKAKIALEAIQGLKTINKIATTHGLHPTQITQWKKQALESLPDAFSRKRQRQQQDQTALTGELYQQIGQLKWLKKKLVLPVVAKRLLIDRDHPDLSLQRQCELIGLNRSSWYYQAARESPENERLMALIDQQFTDTPFYGVRRMTAWLRTQGEPVNPKRVRRLMRKMGLMAIYPKPKLSLPGDTPRRFPYLLNDYAITQPNQVWSTDITYIRLSQGFIYLVAIIDWFSRYVLDWQVSNTMDVQFCLDNLDNALQTGQPHIFNSDQGAQFTSLAFTQRLEQAGIGISHDGKGRAYDNIFVERPWRSVKYEEVYIKSYTSVPEAIQNLNAYFQFYNQERLHQSLDYRPPALIHFQ